A genome region from Deinococcus sp. KNUC1210 includes the following:
- the cmk gene encoding (d)CMP kinase: MIVTIDGVAASGKSSVASGVARALNIPYLSSGLLYRAATWAALSQQLPLTDAAPLLSLLKGWEADGTPLTLRPLPEGNEIWVGGQNVTDLLHTTEVDAHVSAAAQLPELRAWVDAQLHKVSPPFVAEGRDMGTAVFPGAQAKFYLEASPRVRAQRRVQERPQDLESVEAALRLRDERDARQSAPAADAVHIDTGSGTLEQIIAQVLSHLPAAPTG; the protein is encoded by the coding sequence GTGATTGTAACGATAGACGGCGTGGCCGCCAGTGGTAAATCCAGCGTGGCATCTGGCGTGGCCCGCGCCCTGAACATCCCTTATCTGAGCAGTGGACTGCTTTACCGCGCTGCCACCTGGGCCGCTCTGAGCCAGCAGCTTCCCCTGACCGACGCTGCACCGCTGCTGTCGCTGCTGAAGGGCTGGGAAGCAGACGGCACACCGCTGACCCTGCGGCCACTTCCGGAGGGAAACGAGATCTGGGTGGGCGGGCAGAATGTCACCGATCTGCTGCATACCACCGAGGTCGATGCCCATGTCAGTGCCGCCGCCCAGCTTCCGGAACTGCGGGCCTGGGTCGATGCCCAGCTTCATAAGGTGTCGCCCCCCTTTGTGGCCGAGGGGCGCGATATGGGCACCGCAGTATTTCCCGGAGCACAGGCCAAGTTCTATCTGGAGGCCAGCCCCCGCGTGCGTGCCCAGCGGCGTGTGCAGGAACGCCCGCAGGACCTGGAGAGCGTCGAGGCGGCCCTGCGGCTGCGAGACGAGCGTGACGCCCGGCAGTCGGCTCCTGCTGCCGACGCGGTGCACATCGATACCGGAAGCGGCACGCTGGAACAGATCATCGCCCAGGTACTGAGCCACTTGCCCGCTGCACCGACCGGGTAA
- a CDS encoding ferredoxin has protein sequence MPHVITSPCIGTKDQACTEVCPVECIYDAGEMFLIHPDECIDCGACVPACPVSAIFPEEDVPAGEQDYIVKNRAHFGL, from the coding sequence ATGCCCCATGTGATTACCAGCCCCTGCATCGGAACCAAAGACCAGGCCTGCACCGAGGTTTGCCCGGTGGAGTGCATCTACGACGCCGGTGAAATGTTCCTGATCCACCCAGACGAGTGCATCGACTGCGGAGCGTGCGTGCCTGCCTGCCCGGTCAGCGCCATCTTCCCCGAAGAAGACGTGCCCGCCGGAGAGCAGGACTATATCGTCAAGAACCGCGCCCACTTCGGGCTCTGA
- a CDS encoding D-alanine--D-alanine ligase family protein, whose protein sequence is MKKRILLLAGGQSGEHEVSLMSARSVLAALPPSKFEVTPLVVSRQGQWLPPSETARALENGHAESGGESLLRRVGSVQGYDLVFPLLHGPNGEDGTIQGLLTLAGLPFVGSGVLGSAASMDKVMTKQVLSSAGIPQVEYRLATRRQWQSTPDTVRDLASELGLPLFVKPANLGSSVGISKVRSEAELDAALDLAFSLDRRVILEAMTPGKPRELEVGILGNDAPIASPVGELRFDADFYDYATKYTEGEATMHIPAQVPPELAEEVRRYALTAFQVLDCAGLARIDFFYVESTGQLYLNEVNTMPGFTTTSMYPKLWEAAGLSYAELVTRLIELGLEER, encoded by the coding sequence GTGAAGAAACGCATTCTGCTGCTGGCGGGTGGACAATCCGGTGAACACGAAGTCAGCTTGATGAGTGCCAGAAGTGTGCTGGCTGCTCTGCCACCCAGCAAATTCGAGGTGACGCCGCTGGTCGTCAGCCGTCAGGGACAGTGGCTGCCGCCCTCCGAGACGGCGCGGGCTCTGGAAAACGGACACGCCGAGAGTGGCGGTGAGAGTCTGCTGCGGCGGGTCGGCAGCGTCCAGGGCTACGACTTGGTGTTTCCGCTGCTGCACGGCCCCAACGGCGAGGACGGCACCATCCAGGGGCTGCTGACACTGGCCGGGCTGCCGTTCGTGGGTTCCGGGGTGCTGGGGAGTGCGGCCAGCATGGACAAGGTGATGACCAAACAGGTTCTGAGCAGCGCGGGCATTCCCCAGGTCGAGTACCGGCTGGCGACCCGGCGGCAGTGGCAGAGTACGCCCGACACGGTGCGCGACCTGGCCTCGGAATTGGGGCTGCCGCTGTTCGTCAAGCCTGCCAATCTGGGATCGAGCGTGGGCATCAGCAAGGTTCGCAGCGAGGCCGAACTCGACGCGGCGCTCGATCTGGCCTTCTCGCTCGACCGCCGCGTGATTCTGGAAGCCATGACGCCCGGCAAACCGCGTGAGCTGGAGGTGGGCATTCTGGGCAACGACGCCCCCATCGCTTCCCCGGTGGGCGAACTGCGCTTCGACGCTGATTTCTACGACTACGCCACCAAGTACACTGAGGGCGAGGCCACCATGCACATTCCGGCGCAGGTGCCGCCCGAACTGGCTGAAGAGGTGCGCCGGTACGCCCTGACCGCCTTCCAGGTGCTCGACTGTGCCGGACTGGCCCGCATCGATTTCTTCTATGTCGAGAGCACCGGACAGCTCTATCTGAACGAGGTCAACACCATGCCGGGGTTCACGACCACCAGCATGTACCCCAAGCTCTGGGAAGCGGCAGGCCTGAGTTACGCCGAACTGGTCACGCGCCTGATCGAACTGGGACTTGAAGAGCGCTAG
- a CDS encoding S41 family peptidase: protein MMRLQLHLVAWAALSAFTPLVASASPVLAADSVQNHAQHSNAHTDTPSGTVSADTQSPAQRLYSQVNDLLLNEYGGLSSVDRAQLIKDYQAKLDAACQSNTDTCARETAYPVIEAEIDALGDEHSFFERPSDYSDFLASARGGSRLQFGVRLAQLDGEARVVLDVLAGSAAAEAGLARGDVLKTINGAAYTYDALTKARTDGTPTVLGVQRGDTQLNVNITSRETTTRDLPTLRHVGSVAVIRIPTFSRAAVWPTGCMNSSHRRSVSGRRVWWWTCAAIPAETCSSVTRPPAPSFRISRV from the coding sequence ATGATGCGTCTCCAGCTGCACCTGGTCGCCTGGGCGGCCCTGTCTGCCTTTACTCCCCTGGTGGCCTCGGCATCCCCTGTCCTGGCGGCAGACAGTGTTCAGAATCACGCTCAACACAGCAACGCTCATACAGATACTCCCTCCGGCACGGTGTCTGCCGATACCCAGTCGCCCGCTCAACGCCTGTACTCCCAGGTCAACGACCTGCTGCTGAACGAATACGGCGGCCTGAGCAGTGTAGACCGGGCCCAGCTCATCAAGGACTATCAGGCCAAGCTCGACGCCGCGTGCCAGAGCAATACCGACACCTGCGCCCGCGAGACGGCCTATCCGGTGATCGAAGCCGAGATCGACGCGCTCGGAGATGAGCACAGCTTCTTCGAGCGGCCCAGCGATTACAGCGATTTCCTGGCCTCGGCGCGGGGAGGCAGCCGCCTGCAATTCGGCGTGCGGCTGGCACAGCTCGACGGCGAGGCCCGCGTTGTACTCGACGTGCTGGCGGGCAGCGCGGCGGCCGAAGCCGGGCTGGCACGCGGCGACGTGCTGAAGACCATCAACGGCGCAGCCTACACCTACGACGCCCTGACCAAGGCCCGCACCGACGGAACGCCCACCGTGCTGGGGGTGCAGCGCGGCGACACACAGCTCAACGTCAACATCACCTCGCGCGAGACCACTACCCGCGACCTGCCTACCCTGCGGCATGTCGGCAGCGTCGCTGTGATCCGCATTCCCACCTTCTCGCGGGCGGCGGTGTGGCCGACAGGGTGCATGAACTCGTCGCACAGGCGATCCGTGAGCGGGCGACGGGTGTGGTGGTGGACCTGCGCGGCAATACCGGCGGAAACCTGTTCGAGTGTGACGAGGCCGCCAGCGCCTTCGTTCCGAATTTCTCGCGTCTGA
- a CDS encoding ABC transporter permease, with the protein MFTFIVRRLIQIPVVMFVLSVMIVGLLQLLSPAQRASGYIRSEQQAAHLDQIIRDKGFDQPFPVQYGKWLGSALHGDLGFSKTSSAPVLETIAQRLPATLELAILAAIPIILIGVWFGTLSALHKDRPIDQIMRVFTVLGYSLPTFVLGILFLKFLYGTLGWAPGPGQLDTINQFTILDPSFKRYTGMLTVDGLLNGKPAVTLDVLRHLILPVLTLTIVSSANIIKIMRAQMLEALTSDFVRTARSKGLPERVVTGKHARRNALLPVVTLSGFTLIGLLGGSIITETIFAYPGVGQWAAGAAGNFDVPAVIGFALASAVIVVLISTATDILYGVVDPRVRFD; encoded by the coding sequence ATGTTTACCTTCATCGTTCGGCGTCTGATACAGATTCCAGTGGTCATGTTCGTGTTATCGGTCATGATCGTGGGTCTGCTTCAGCTCCTTTCTCCCGCTCAGCGGGCCTCCGGCTATATTCGCAGCGAACAGCAGGCGGCCCACCTCGATCAGATCATCCGCGACAAGGGTTTCGACCAGCCGTTCCCGGTGCAGTACGGCAAATGGCTGGGAAGTGCGCTGCACGGCGATCTGGGCTTCTCCAAAACCAGCAGTGCGCCGGTGCTCGAAACCATCGCCCAGCGCCTGCCCGCAACTCTGGAACTGGCGATTCTCGCAGCCATTCCCATCATCCTGATCGGCGTGTGGTTCGGGACGCTCTCGGCGCTGCATAAAGACAGGCCAATCGACCAGATCATGCGTGTCTTCACGGTGCTGGGCTACAGCCTGCCGACCTTCGTGCTGGGAATTCTCTTCCTGAAATTTCTGTACGGCACACTCGGCTGGGCCCCTGGACCAGGACAGCTCGACACCATCAATCAGTTCACCATTCTCGATCCCAGCTTCAAGCGGTACACCGGCATGCTCACGGTCGACGGTCTGCTGAACGGCAAGCCAGCGGTCACGCTCGACGTACTCAGGCACCTGATCCTGCCCGTGCTGACCCTGACCATCGTTTCCAGCGCCAATATCATCAAAATCATGCGCGCCCAGATGCTCGAAGCCCTGACCAGCGACTTCGTGCGAACGGCCCGCAGCAAGGGTCTGCCCGAGCGTGTGGTGACGGGCAAGCACGCCCGCCGCAACGCGCTGCTGCCGGTGGTCACGCTCAGCGGGTTCACCCTGATCGGTCTGCTGGGCGGCTCCATCATCACCGAAACCATCTTTGCCTATCCCGGTGTAGGACAGTGGGCCGCCGGAGCTGCCGGAAACTTCGACGTTCCAGCGGTCATCGGCTTCGCGCTGGCTTCAGCTGTGATCGTCGTGCTCATCAGCACCGCCACCGATATTCTGTACGGTGTCGTAGACCCGCGCGTGAGGTTTGACTGA
- a CDS encoding ABC transporter permease yields the protein MLITILRPSIGSLVLSFTLTGWASYARLIRGDILRTRKLEYIDGARSLGANDWRIISKHVVPNSIASLLTQSILDLGTIPLSIAALSFIGIGLPVGYTDWGQIMNFARSWLDGPYWYVTVFPAAFIILFSLGWNLFGDAVRDAFDPRTR from the coding sequence GTGCTGATCACCATTCTGCGGCCCAGTATCGGAAGTCTGGTACTGTCGTTCACCCTGACCGGCTGGGCCAGTTATGCCCGCCTGATTCGCGGCGATATTCTGCGAACCCGCAAGCTGGAATACATCGACGGCGCTCGCAGCCTGGGGGCCAACGACTGGCGCATCATCAGCAAGCACGTGGTGCCCAACAGCATCGCCTCGCTGCTCACACAGTCGATTCTGGATCTGGGTACCATTCCGCTCAGCATCGCCGCGCTGTCGTTCATCGGCATCGGGTTGCCGGTGGGCTACACCGACTGGGGACAGATCATGAACTTCGCCCGCAGCTGGCTCGACGGTCCTTACTGGTACGTCACGGTCTTCCCCGCCGCCTTCATCATCCTGTTCTCGCTCGGCTGGAATCTGTTTGGTGATGCGGTGCGCGACGCCTTCGACCCCCGGACCCGCTGA
- a CDS encoding S41 family peptidase, producing MVVDLRGNTGGNLFECDEAASAFVPNFSRLSRSPDGNGRTVVSMGTRLEDGQVSGAVRVPAFWTGPVSVVVDKSSASCSEFFAYEVQYAKRGPIVGEVTAGVANTATQVFPLGDAALQLTVLNYLKPDGTPYPVRVTPDVAGQDDIQKLVQGQDVLLDDAIQALQTAPTSASPNASQGNNAPDNAGSRH from the coding sequence GTGGTGGTGGACCTGCGCGGCAATACCGGCGGAAACCTGTTCGAGTGTGACGAGGCCGCCAGCGCCTTCGTTCCGAATTTCTCGCGTCTGAGCCGCAGTCCCGACGGCAATGGCCGCACGGTGGTCAGTATGGGGACGCGTCTGGAAGACGGTCAGGTGAGCGGCGCGGTACGGGTGCCCGCCTTCTGGACAGGGCCGGTCAGCGTGGTAGTCGATAAGAGCAGCGCCTCGTGCAGCGAATTCTTCGCCTATGAAGTGCAGTATGCCAAGCGCGGCCCCATCGTGGGCGAGGTGACGGCGGGCGTGGCAAATACCGCGACCCAGGTGTTTCCGCTCGGAGACGCCGCGCTCCAGCTCACAGTGCTGAACTACCTCAAGCCCGACGGCACACCCTATCCGGTGCGCGTCACGCCCGATGTGGCCGGACAGGACGATATTCAGAAACTGGTGCAGGGACAGGACGTGCTGCTGGACGACGCCATTCAGGCACTTCAGACAGCCCCGACCTCTGCCAGCCCCAACGCCAGCCAGGGGAACAACGCCCCGGACAACGCTGGCAGCCGCCACTGA
- a CDS encoding NTP transferase domain-containing protein, which yields MIAFSQSAQAPLSAGPTSAARRWNAVVLGGGDPGDPFAAAHGAAVKPLIAIHGQPMALYVLKTLRACPDIGRVAYVGPVPPGGEALVDVRVTDHGTLIGNLEVGVAALGLMQQPEQRVLVITADIPMLTAAQLSDVLRAAPDAGLIYPVVRREDCERTYPGVKRTYARLKDGTFTGGNLFLLDAALVPRFLPRLKAVLAARKQPLKLASLIGVGVLLRLLTGQLSIQQLQERVSSILGVSARALVTPHAAVGTDIDKPGDLELAERSLAQP from the coding sequence ATGATTGCCTTTTCTCAGAGCGCACAGGCTCCCCTGTCGGCTGGTCCGACTTCCGCAGCACGGCGCTGGAACGCGGTGGTGCTGGGCGGCGGCGATCCCGGCGATCCTTTTGCGGCGGCACACGGCGCGGCGGTCAAGCCGCTGATCGCCATTCACGGACAGCCGATGGCGCTGTATGTGCTGAAGACGCTGCGGGCCTGCCCCGATATCGGGCGCGTCGCCTATGTAGGGCCGGTCCCGCCGGGCGGTGAGGCCTTGGTCGATGTGCGCGTCACCGATCACGGCACCCTGATCGGCAATCTGGAAGTCGGCGTGGCGGCGCTGGGCCTGATGCAGCAGCCGGAACAGCGCGTCCTGGTCATCACGGCGGATATCCCGATGCTGACGGCGGCGCAGCTTTCCGACGTGCTCCGGGCCGCGCCCGATGCGGGCCTGATCTATCCCGTCGTTCGGCGCGAGGACTGCGAGCGCACGTATCCCGGCGTGAAGCGCACCTATGCCCGCCTGAAAGACGGCACCTTTACCGGAGGCAATCTGTTTTTACTCGATGCCGCGCTCGTGCCGCGCTTTCTGCCGCGCCTGAAGGCTGTGCTGGCAGCCCGCAAACAGCCGCTCAAGCTGGCGTCGCTGATCGGGGTGGGCGTGCTGCTGCGCCTGCTGACCGGACAGCTGAGCATTCAGCAGCTTCAGGAGCGGGTCAGCAGCATCCTGGGGGTGTCGGCGCGTGCGCTGGTGACGCCGCATGCCGCCGTGGGGACCGACATCGACAAGCCGGGCGATCTGGAACTGGCAGAGCGCAGCCTGGCGCAGCCCTGA
- a CDS encoding ABC transporter permease: MTTTLPVTRERSRFQEFWRSRPVIKLKRNKLAIVGLIITFLFILTAIFAPLIAKPSGDCLRDLNMTSANQVYNPLGAPFWKAIFVPPQSCYQITRLSFSPIPQPPSPAAVLGTSNGYDLFYGLVWGTRTMLRLGVLIVGITLITGIILGAISGYYGGWIDNVIQRFIDVLFAFPP; the protein is encoded by the coding sequence ATGACCACTACCCTGCCTGTCACCCGCGAACGCAGCCGCTTTCAGGAGTTCTGGCGCTCGCGCCCGGTCATCAAACTCAAGCGCAACAAGCTCGCGATTGTTGGCCTCATCATTACCTTTCTCTTCATTCTGACGGCTATCTTCGCGCCGCTCATCGCCAAACCCAGTGGCGACTGTCTGCGCGATCTCAACATGACCTCTGCGAATCAGGTCTACAACCCGCTGGGCGCACCCTTCTGGAAGGCCATCTTCGTGCCTCCGCAGAGCTGCTATCAGATCACCCGCCTCAGCTTTTCACCCATCCCGCAGCCGCCCAGCCCCGCCGCTGTTCTGGGCACCAGCAACGGCTATGACCTGTTCTACGGTCTGGTATGGGGCACACGCACCATGCTCCGTCTCGGCGTTCTGATCGTGGGAATCACGCTCATCACGGGCATTATCCTGGGCGCTATCAGCGGGTATTACGGCGGCTGGATCGACAACGTCATTCAGCGCTTCATCGACGTGCTGTTCGCGTTTCCACCCTGA
- a CDS encoding sensor histidine kinase KdpD, giving the protein MKEQPQSRVDDASRTPSSQARYRGGWNTLRFQFTLVIFLLAFLPNAVLTLISGQRGDLIGIAGLSLALWLSAVAILSALIGWVLSGALLKPLSRLTGELGSGEMQIQDGHGLNDDPQEVRALRDAFGGLLRRLLTEQERRGAFMATLVHDLKTPLIATGHLIHALSDRSLPQGEREMFSHHLLTENTRLLGLVQQMADAHRFERDEVRLTLCPTDLRALLDAAAIRERSRAAGKGVALTVSGNGQAEVDPAVLERAIGNLIDNALRYARSSIELRVTSTGLQVRDDGPGLPEQLTLQSLAQPFNAQPVEIAGQRYTAGTAGLGLYIVRRIVEAHGGELRYSREFGPAGLPQTVMELVLPADFQPSDLPVASPDSLHPSSGEPVQPDSSAPQQGLSSTSVLFSFSSIRQFAASQEVHP; this is encoded by the coding sequence ATGAAGGAGCAGCCACAGAGCCGGGTTGACGACGCCAGTCGAACGCCTTCCAGTCAGGCCCGTTACCGGGGCGGCTGGAACACCCTGCGGTTCCAGTTCACACTGGTGATCTTTCTGCTGGCTTTTCTGCCCAATGCCGTCCTGACCCTGATCTCGGGACAGCGGGGCGACCTGATCGGGATCGCGGGGCTGTCGCTGGCGCTGTGGCTGAGCGCGGTGGCAATTCTGAGTGCCCTGATCGGCTGGGTGCTGAGCGGGGCGCTGCTCAAACCGCTCAGCCGACTGACCGGCGAACTGGGAAGCGGCGAGATGCAGATTCAGGACGGGCATGGCCTGAACGACGATCCGCAGGAAGTCCGGGCACTCCGGGACGCGTTCGGGGGCCTGCTGCGCCGCCTGCTGACCGAACAGGAACGTCGCGGCGCTTTTATGGCAACGCTGGTTCACGACCTCAAGACGCCCCTGATCGCCACCGGACACCTGATTCATGCGCTGTCAGACCGCTCGCTGCCTCAGGGGGAGCGCGAGATGTTCAGTCATCATCTGCTGACCGAGAATACCCGGCTGCTGGGGCTGGTACAGCAGATGGCCGACGCACACCGCTTCGAGCGCGACGAGGTGCGCCTCACCCTGTGTCCGACCGACCTGCGGGCGCTGCTGGACGCCGCCGCGATCCGTGAACGCAGCCGCGCCGCCGGGAAGGGCGTTGCGCTGACGGTCAGTGGCAACGGGCAGGCTGAGGTCGATCCCGCCGTGCTGGAACGCGCCATCGGCAACCTGATCGATAACGCGCTGCGGTACGCCCGCTCGTCCATCGAACTGCGGGTTACGTCCACGGGGCTTCAGGTGCGCGACGACGGTCCCGGTCTGCCCGAGCAGCTGACGCTTCAGAGTCTGGCGCAGCCGTTCAACGCCCAGCCGGTCGAAATTGCCGGACAGCGGTATACCGCCGGAACAGCTGGTCTGGGCCTGTACATCGTCCGGCGAATCGTCGAGGCACACGGCGGCGAGCTGCGCTACAGCCGTGAGTTCGGGCCAGCCGGTCTGCCACAGACCGTGATGGAACTCGTCCTGCCCGCCGATTTTCAGCCGTCCGACCTCCCGGTCGCTTCCCCAGATTCGCTCCATCCGTCGTCTGGTGAGCCTGTTCAGCCCGACTCTTCCGCTCCTCAGCAAGGTCTTTCGTCTACGTCCGTGCTGTTTTCGTTCTCTTCCATTCGCCAGTTCGCTGCATCCCAGGAGGTACATCCGTGA
- a CDS encoding M20/M25/M40 family metallo-hydrolase, producing MPAEDLAALLIRIAQTPAPTFKEEARARLLASLWQEAGHAATIDGAGNVIARLGPPTGRALMLAAHLDTVFSSDTDVTVSLQGNRLVGPGVGDNSASLAIMTAFLRGLDTSRLRRPLWVAANVGEEGLGDLIGAKHLLAQHAPELAAFVAIDGYLGIAVTRAVGVRRYRALFTGPGGHSWGDQAPSALHALGLAITSLYSLPLPAHPRTTLNVGLAEGGTSVNSIAGTAELLLDLRSLDAAHLANLDTRARHAVEGAARQAGVSVQLKLVGDRPGGDLRSDEVLTLARRAAQPSGIELRTAASSTDANAAVPHGVPAIALGVYRGGNAHREDEWVQHDSLEVGLGMLRRFVEVYQQSPLK from the coding sequence GTGCCCGCTGAAGACCTTGCCGCCCTGCTGATTCGCATTGCCCAGACGCCCGCGCCCACCTTCAAGGAGGAAGCGCGGGCGCGTCTGCTGGCGTCGCTGTGGCAGGAAGCCGGACATGCCGCCACCATCGACGGCGCGGGCAACGTGATCGCCCGTCTCGGCCCTCCCACGGGCCGCGCCCTGATGCTGGCCGCTCACCTCGACACCGTGTTTTCCTCAGACACCGATGTGACGGTCAGCCTGCAAGGCAACCGGCTGGTAGGGCCTGGGGTGGGCGACAACAGCGCCAGTCTGGCGATCATGACGGCCTTTCTGCGCGGCCTGGATACCTCCCGGCTGCGCCGCCCGCTGTGGGTGGCCGCCAACGTGGGCGAAGAAGGACTAGGCGACCTGATCGGGGCCAAGCACCTGCTGGCGCAGCACGCTCCCGAACTGGCGGCCTTTGTCGCCATCGACGGCTATCTGGGCATCGCGGTCACGCGGGCCGTGGGAGTCCGGCGATACCGCGCCCTGTTTACCGGGCCGGGCGGGCATTCCTGGGGCGATCAGGCTCCGAGCGCCCTGCATGCACTGGGGCTGGCGATCACCTCGCTGTACAGCCTGCCGCTACCTGCCCACCCGCGCACCACGCTGAATGTGGGACTGGCCGAGGGCGGCACCAGCGTGAACAGCATCGCCGGAACCGCCGAACTGCTGCTCGACCTGAGATCGCTCGACGCCGCACATCTGGCGAACCTCGACACCCGCGCCCGTCACGCCGTCGAGGGCGCGGCCCGGCAGGCGGGCGTGAGCGTCCAGCTCAAACTGGTGGGCGACCGGCCCGGCGGCGATCTGAGAAGCGACGAGGTCTTGACGCTGGCCCGCCGCGCTGCCCAGCCGTCGGGCATCGAACTGCGAACCGCCGCCAGCAGCACAGATGCCAACGCAGCCGTGCCGCACGGCGTTCCGGCCATTGCCCTGGGCGTGTACCGGGGCGGAAACGCCCACCGAGAAGACGAATGGGTGCAGCACGACAGCCTGGAAGTGGGTCTGGGGATGTTACGCCGCTTCGTCGAGGTATACCAGCAGTCGCCGCTGAAGTAG
- a CDS encoding ABC transporter substrate-binding protein, with translation MKKLGLITTMLLMGGVALAAVPKDTLVIQESADIPTLDPGVTYDTASGQFTENIYETLWTYKGSSLTSFDPLLATAIPSFSNGGKTLTVSLRKNVKFQSGNAFTCADAEYSFRRNLVTNSGESGNWFISDSLLGTQSNAKDDTSITWAKIAAAVKCSNPSTLVFTLPKADPAFLAKLAFTGQSIVDMKWAIQQGEWNGTEATWKDWVGKDLTGGGLDKKPSGTGAYQLVSRDANSILLKAFPGYWGSKPAITNIIWQKIPEQAARFQAFLKGDADVIESGARAVVTEQLVGKPGLSFIDNLPNTVATAFFMNEKIGDPALLGSGKLDGKGIPANFFSDVNVRRAFAYSFDYAGYIKDVQQGKGKQRTMLLPDTFPGYTSSVKTYKYDPVQATAYFKRAFSGNVWKNGFTLNANYRAGAVASQTAMEILKKNVEAINPKFKININAKQWSQMLTDSKNGKEAMIILGWAPDYADPDNFLYTFYSSQGYYFPRSNWKDASVDKWLDQARVTVNTAARNKLYAQVAQRAYEQTPYMLVPAGVNFAIVRDNLKGVSAATYNPMRSDANTGVLWKTLSKN, from the coding sequence ATGAAGAAACTCGGACTCATTACCACCATGCTGCTGATGGGCGGCGTCGCCCTCGCAGCCGTTCCCAAAGACACCCTCGTCATTCAGGAATCAGCAGACATCCCTACCCTCGATCCCGGCGTGACCTACGACACCGCCTCGGGTCAGTTCACCGAAAACATCTACGAGACGCTGTGGACCTACAAGGGCTCCAGCCTGACGTCGTTCGATCCGCTGCTGGCAACCGCCATCCCCAGCTTTTCGAACGGTGGCAAGACCCTGACCGTCTCGCTGCGTAAGAATGTCAAATTCCAGAGCGGCAACGCGTTTACCTGTGCCGACGCCGAGTACTCGTTCCGCCGCAATCTGGTGACCAACAGCGGTGAATCCGGCAACTGGTTCATCAGCGATTCGCTGCTGGGCACCCAGAGCAACGCCAAGGACGACACCAGCATTACCTGGGCCAAGATCGCTGCGGCGGTCAAGTGCAGCAACCCCAGCACGCTGGTCTTCACGCTCCCCAAGGCCGACCCTGCCTTCCTCGCCAAGCTGGCCTTCACCGGGCAGAGCATCGTGGACATGAAGTGGGCCATTCAGCAGGGTGAGTGGAACGGCACCGAAGCCACCTGGAAGGACTGGGTCGGCAAGGACCTGACCGGCGGCGGCCTCGACAAGAAGCCCAGCGGTACCGGCGCCTATCAGCTGGTCAGCCGCGACGCCAACAGCATTCTGCTCAAGGCTTTCCCCGGCTACTGGGGCAGCAAGCCCGCCATCACCAACATCATCTGGCAGAAGATCCCCGAGCAGGCTGCCCGCTTCCAGGCCTTCCTGAAGGGTGACGCCGACGTGATCGAGAGCGGTGCACGCGCCGTCGTGACCGAGCAGCTCGTGGGCAAGCCGGGCCTGTCCTTCATCGACAACCTGCCCAACACCGTTGCCACCGCGTTCTTTATGAACGAGAAGATCGGCGACCCCGCCCTGCTGGGCAGCGGCAAGCTCGACGGCAAGGGCATTCCTGCCAACTTCTTCAGCGACGTGAACGTGCGCCGCGCCTTTGCCTACAGCTTCGACTACGCGGGCTACATCAAGGACGTGCAGCAGGGCAAGGGCAAGCAGCGCACCATGCTGCTCCCCGATACCTTCCCGGGCTACACCAGCAGCGTCAAGACCTACAAGTACGACCCCGTCCAGGCGACCGCGTACTTCAAGCGTGCCTTCAGCGGCAACGTCTGGAAGAACGGCTTCACGCTGAACGCCAACTACCGCGCCGGTGCAGTGGCCTCGCAGACCGCGATGGAAATTCTGAAGAAGAACGTCGAGGCGATCAATCCCAAGTTCAAGATCAACATCAACGCCAAGCAGTGGTCGCAGATGTTGACCGACAGCAAGAACGGCAAGGAAGCCATGATCATCCTGGGCTGGGCACCTGACTACGCCGACCCTGATAACTTCCTGTACACCTTCTACTCGTCACAGGGTTACTACTTCCCCCGCAGCAACTGGAAGGATGCCAGCGTGGACAAGTGGCTCGATCAGGCCCGCGTGACCGTCAACACGGCGGCCCGCAACAAGCTGTACGCCCAGGTGGCGCAGCGTGCCTACGAGCAGACCCCCTACATGCTGGTGCCCGCTGGCGTGAACTTCGCCATCGTGCGCGACAACCTGAAGGGCGTCAGCGCGGCGACGTACAACCCCATGCGCAGCGACGCCAACACTGGCGTGCTGTGGAAGACGCTCAGCAAGAACTGA